In one window of Nothobranchius furzeri strain GRZ-AD chromosome 11, NfurGRZ-RIMD1, whole genome shotgun sequence DNA:
- the LOC139061931 gene encoding uncharacterized protein, with product MSESFEEKLIDQVRIYPHLYDVSLPLLSDKYACQNSWREISDNLQSDAETCKIKWKQVRDRYVRARRKMMEKRSGDGADGVLCPAVVRRLGWLSSFINHRSTETNFPQSRPMCNEETTTPSPGSTPEPDPSPDPSTSSQTTSGPSTSSRTPTAPRRMKRPQELDPVDAALLQRLAEVREEDCAGHNIYTTFGSYMGMFLQQLDPHNAQRLMKEVKQLMQCYE from the exons ATGTCAGAAAGCTTTGAAGAAAAGCTAATCGACCAGGTTCGGATCTATCCACATCTTTATGATGTGTCGTTACCACTGCTCAGCGACAAGTATGCTTGTCAGAACAGCTGGAGAGAGATCAGTGACAACCTACAAAGTGACGCCGAGACGTGCAAAATAAAATGGAAACAAGTCCGAGACCGCTACGTCAGAGCTCGAAGGAAGATGATGGAGAAACGGAGTGGGGACGGTGCAGATGGCGTGCTTTGTCCAGCTGTCGTCAGACGCCTGGGTTGGCTCAGCAGTTTTATAAACCACCGTTCAACTGAGACCAACTTCCCACAAAGCAGGCCC ATGTGTAATGAAGAGACCACGACTCCTTCACCTGGAAGCACACCTGAACCAGATCCTTCACCTGACCCATCTACCTCATCTCAGACCACTTCAGGACCCAGTACATCTTCCAGAACACCCACCGCTCCAAGAAGGATGAAAAGACCCCAAGAGCTGGATCCTGTGGATGCTGCCCTCCTCCAGAGGCTGGCAGAGGTTAGAGAGGAAGATTGTGCAGGTCACAACATCTACACAACCTTTGGAAGCTACATGGGTATGTTCCTTCAGCAGCTGGATCCACATAATGCACAAAGACTCATGAAGGAAGTTAAGCAGCTCATGCAATGTTATGAGtag